The genomic segment CCCCTGCCGCCAATCGCGCCTGGTGCAGACGCGCGGCCACCGCGTAACCGTCCTCGATGCCGAAACCCGCTTGCCGCGACGTGATCGGCGCGAGCTGGCGCGCCTGGTCGTGGGCCGCGCGGATCTCGTCCGCGAGGGCATCGAGCCGGTGCGAGTCGTCCATGCTCAGTGCCCGGCCGGCGTGCCGGTGGGATAGCTCCCGGGCAGCAGGATGCTCTTGTCGACCGTGTTGATGTCCGTGCGGCCGCAGAACGCCATCGAGAGGTCCAGCTCCTTGTGGATGATCTCCAGCGCACGGGTGACGCCCGCTTCGCCCATCGCGCCCAGCCCGTACAGCATGGCCCGGCCGATGTAGGTGCCTTTGGCGCCGAGCGCCACCGCCTTGAGCACGTGCTGGCCGGAGCGGATGCCGCCGTCCATGTGCACCTCGATGCGATTGCCCACTGCCTGTGCGATCTCGGGCAGCGCGGAGATGGAGGAAGGCGCGCCATCGAGCTGGCGGCCGCCGTGATTGGACACGATCAGCGCATCCGCGCCCGAGTCGACCCCCAGCCGCGCGTCCTCGATGTCCTGGATGCCCTTGAGGATCAGCTTGCCGCCCCAGCGCTTCCTGATCCATTCGACGTCGGCCCAGGACAGGCGCGGGTCGAACTGCTTGGCCGTCCATTCCGACAGCGAGCCCATGTTCTCCACGCCCTTGACGTGGCCGACGATGTTGCCGAACTGCCGCCGCTGCGTGCCCAGCATGCCCATGCACCAGCGCGGCTTGGTCGCCATGTTGATCAGGTTGGGCAGGGTGAGTTTCGGCGGCGCCGACAGGCCGTTCTTCAGGTCCTTGTGGCGCTGTCCGATGATCTGCAGGTCCAGCGTGAGGACCAGCGCGGAGCAGTTGGCGGCCTTGGCGCGGTCGATCAGCCGCTCGATGAAGTCGCGGTCGCGCATCACGTACAGCTGGAACCAGAACGGATGGTTGTCGGTGCCGCGGGCGACGTCCTCGATGGAGCAGATGCTCATGGTCGACAGCGTGAACGGGATGCCGAACTTCTTGGCCGCGCGCGCCGCCAGGATCTCGCCATCGGCATGCTGCATGCCGGTGAGGCCTGTTGGAGCGATCGCGACCGGCATGGCAACCGGCTGGCCGATCATGGTGGTGCGCGTGCTTCGGCCTTCAATGTTCACCGCCACGCGCTGGCGCAACAGGATGCGGTTGAAGTCGTCCTCGTTGGCGCGGTAGGTGCTCTCGGTCCAGGAGCCGGAGTCCGCGTAGTCGTAGAACATGCGGGGCACGCGCCGGCGCGCCAGCACGCGCAGGTCTTCGATGTTGGTGATCACGGGGGGCATGTTCTTCGCTCCTGCCTGTCTCTTCCGCAAATCAGCCGATCCTAGTCTCTTGCCGGTTTGTGCTGCTTAAGTGATACGCCGGGAAGCAGGCAGATGGGAGGAGAAGCGGACGGGGTTGCCGAGGCGCGAACGGATGAGCTGACCCTCTGCGGGCGCAACACTTTTCAACGGGGCTACGCCCGCAGGCGCAGCTGGTTGGGCAACGGCAAGGAACGCCGCAGCACGTCCTCGGCCAGCCACAAGGCCGACTTGCGTGCGCGGCCGGCGACGAACGGCAGGGGCATCTGCACGTAGTCGTCGTTGAAGACCTCGAAGCTGTAATCGCCGCGGTAGCCGAGCGCATCGAGCTGCAGGACCATCTCGACGATCTGTGCGTTGTGCACGCCTTCGCCGGGGAAGACCCGGTACGTCCGCGCCGTCGCCATGCGCTCTTCGAACGTGCGCGTTTCCTGCCACATGAAGTCGGACAGCTGCACCAGGAAGATCTTCGCCGGATCCAGCTCCTTCAGGGCCTGCAGGTCCGTCTTGGCGGCCAGGATATGGAAGGAGTCCAGCCCGACGCCGAGGTTCGGGCAGTCCGCGCGGCACACGACGTCCCAGGCGGTGGTGAACTCGTTGACCGTGCGGCCCCAGGACAGCCCTTCGTAAGCGATTCGGATGCCGTGCGGCAGCGCCAGCATCGCCAGCTTGCGCAGGTCGCGCGCGATCTCGTCCAGGTCCTGGCTGGCATGCGCCGAGGTCGAGGAGCAGGCCAGCAGCACCTTGCAGCCCAGGGCCGCGCACATCTCGAGCATCGCCTTGGCGATGTCGACCTTGTACTGGTGCAGGTGCCCCGAGAGCCCCTCGAAGTCGCGCAGCACCTGGAAGCCGGTGCCGCGCAGGCCACTGGACCGCACCGCGTTCACTGCTGCTTTCCAGCCGCCGGGATGTCCCACCAGGTCGTTGGCCTTGAGCATGACCTGGCTGAAGCCGGCCTCCGCCATCGCCTCCAGCTTGGCTTCGAGCGGCCCGGCCAGGCTGATCGTGTCCATGCCGAACGCGCGCAGGACCTCGTGGATGCTGCGCAGGTGGTTCATGGCTGCGTGTGCACGAGCTCGAAGGCCACGCTGCCCAGGTAGGTCTTGCTGATGGCGCCGCGCCTCTCGGTGTGGGCGGCCGAACTCTCTACGAACTCCACGCCTCGCTCGCGCAGGCTGCGCACGGCTTCGAGCACGTCGGTCACGCCCACGCCGATGCGCTGCAGGCGCTCCGACGTGTCGAACGAGTCCTCGGGCGGTTCGACCAGCTGCAGCATGAAGCGGTTGGCCGGGTCCAGCGCGGGAAGGCGCAGCAGCTTGCCCGCCGGCATGATGCCGAAGCGCTGCTCGTCGGGGATCAGCTCGGCGCCGAACAGCGTCGTGTAGAACTCGATCCAGTCGTAGGTTCGTCCGGCGCCGATGTACTGCACGATGCCGAAGAAATGCATGCCGTGGATCGAAGGCGGGCGCGGGTCGGCCGCGGGCACCGGCAGGAAGTCCACGTCGTAGATCGAGAACTCCTTGTAGCGGTCCACGAAGTAGATGCGGGTTCCGCCCACGCCGTGGATCGCCGGGATGTTCAGCTCCATGGCTTCCGGGTGCGTGGGCACTTCCCATCCGCCGCGATCGAGCACCAGCCGGTAGGCCGCGCGCGCATCGCGAACTCGCACCGACACTGCGGCGATGGTGGGCGTCTCGGCCAGGGCGAGATCGCTCTCGGGCGAAGGCGGATGCGCGTTGACGACGATGTTCATCGGCCCCTGCCGGTAGAGCAGCACCTCGCGCGAGCGGTGCCGCGCGACCGGGCGGAAGCCCATGCACTCCAGCACCTGTCCGAGCGCCTGCGGCCGCGAAGTCGCGTATTCGATGAACTCGATGCCATCCAGGCCGATCGGATTGGCCTCGTCGCTGAACGCATCGAGCATCGGCTCGCGCGCGTGCTCGGGATGGACCAGGAGGTCGCTCATGCGCCTTCTCCTCAGTACTGCAGACGCGCCACCGAACGCAGGTGCTCGGCCGTGGTGCCGGGCAGGCCGAAGAACTCCAGGTAGGCCGGGATCATCTCGAACAGCATGTCCGCGCCGACCTGCACCGCGCATCCGCGCTGCCGCGCCGCGGCCAGCAGCGGCGTCAGTTCCGACTTCATCACGACCTCGCCGACGAAGGCGTCGGGGTCGAGCCGGTTCACGTCCAGCGGGAGCGGATCGCCCGGGTTCATGCCAAGCGGCGTGGCGTTCACCACCAGGCTGAAGCCCGCCGGGTCCGTGCTGCCGGGCACGACCGACGTGGCGGGGTAGGTCATCTTCAATCGCTGCGCCAGCGATTCGGCGGAGCGCTCCTGCGTGTCGTGCAGCGCCAGCTCGCCCACGCCGGCCTGCGCCAGCGAGGCCGCGATGGCCGAGCCCACGCCGCCGCAGCCGATCACCAGCGCGCGCGCACCTTGAACGCGGAAACCCTTGCGGCTCAGGCCGCGCACGAAGCCTTCGCCGTCGAACATGTCGCCGACCAGGCGGCCATCGCCATCGCGGCGCACCGCATTGCACGATCCGGCGACCTTCACCGCGGGCGAGACCTTGTCCATCAGTCCGACGACGCTGACCTTGTGCGGCATGGTGACGAGCGCGCCGCGCACGTTCTCCGCCGTGAACAGGCTTTTGAGCAGCGCGGCGAAGTTCTCCGGCTTGCAACCCATCGGAACGACCACGGCATTGATCCCGGCGCTCTCGAAGTACGGGTTGTAGATCATCGGCGCCTTGAAGGCGTGCGTGGGCCAGCCCAGGTGGGCGATGACCTCGGTTCGGCCGTCGATGAGCATGGGGGCCGGAAGCCGCGCGGTCATCCGGGGAACGCCTTGTCGGGATGGCCCGCGCGGCGCGCCAGGGCCTCGATGGCGACGGCATAACCATCCACGCCGAAGCCCATGACGATCCCCGCCGCCACGGGCGAGACCCACGACTGGTGCCGGAACGGCTCGCGCGCGTGGATGTTCGAGATGTGGCACTCGATCACCGGCAGGCCCGCGACACCCTTGATCGCGTCGTGCAGCGCGACCGAGGTGTGCGTCAGCGCGCCTGGGTTGAACACGCAGCCGACAACCTCGCCCTCCTGGTGGAGCCGGCCGTACTCGTGGATCTTGTCGATCAGCGCGCCTTCCCAGTTGCTCTGGAAGAAGTCGACGGCGTAGCCGAGCCGCTGAGCCGTGTCGCGGCACAGGGCCTCCACGTCGGCGAGCGTGCGGGTGCCGTACTGCGACGGCTCCCGCGTGCCCAGGAGGTTCAGGTTGGGCCCGTTGAGGACCAGGATCTTCTTCATGCGGCCCTTCACTTGCGGATCTTGTCCAGCTCGGCCATCACGGCGCTGACGGTGTTCTCGCCCACCGACCCCGAGTGCTTGGCGATCACCGGCTTCATCTTCTCGCGCAGCTTGGCGATCTCCGCCGGCGCCAGCTCGGTGACCTGCATGCCGTTCTTCTTCAGGTTCTCCAGGATGCCCGCGGCCTGCGAACGCGACTGCTCGCGCTGGTAACGGGCCGACTCGGTGGCGGCGTCCTGCAGGACCTTCTTCTCGTCCCCCGAGAGGCCGTCCCAGAACTTCTTGCTGACGACGACCGACTGCGGGTTGTACTGGTGGTTGGTGAGCGCAAGATGCTTCTGCACTTCGTACAGCTTGGCGCCCTGGATCGTGGCCACCGGGTTCTCCTGGCCGTCGACCGCCTTCTGCTCCAGCGCGGCGTACAGCTCGGGGAAGGGCAGGGGCGTGGGATTGGCGCCGAGCGCGCTGACCCAGTCGACGTTGATCGGGTTGGGGATCACGCGCAGCTTCAGGCCGGCGATGTCTTCCACCTTCTGGATCGGACGGCGGCTGTTGGTGATGTTGCGAAAGCCCAGCTCGTAGTAGCCCAGGCCGACCAGGCCCTTCTCTTCCAGCTTGGCGTGCAGCGAGCGGCCGAATGGCCCGTCCACCACCGCATCGGCCTCCTTCGCGTTGCCGAACAGGAACGGGAAGTCGTAGATCGCGAACTCCTTGACCACGCTGGCGAAGATGCCGGAGTTCATCGAAGCCATCTCCAGCGTGCCGCCCTGCAGCGCCGACACGTTGGCCTGGTCGCTTCCGAGCGCGCCGCCGGGGAACACGTTCACCTTGAGCTTGCCTCCCGACTTGGACTCGACCAGCTCGGCGAACTTCTCCATGCCCATCACGATGGGATGGCCCTTGGCGTTCTGGTTGGCGAACTTGATGGTCTTGGTCTGCGCCACGGCGGCGCCGGTGGCCGCGAGGGCCGCGACCGCGAGGACGGTCTTGAGCAGTTGTCTTCTCATGGAGGTCTCCTGTTGAAGGATCAGTTGTAGAGCCAGCGCGCCGGAACCATCACGAGGCTGGGGAACAGCACCATCAGGAACATCACCGCGAACTGGGCCAGCATGAAGGGCCACACGCCGCGCGTGACCTCGTCCATGCTCATCTTTCCGACGCCGGCCGTCGTGCTGAGGATGGTGCCGACCGGCGGGGTGATCAGGCCGATGGAGTTGTTGATCATGAACAGCACGCCGAAATAGACCGGGTCGATGCCGGCCGCCTTGATCAGCGGCATCAGCACCGGCGTCAGGATCAGGATGGTGGGCGTCATGTCCATCGCCGTGCCGACCAGGATGGTCAGGA from the Ramlibacter henchirensis genome contains:
- a CDS encoding alpha-hydroxy acid oxidase, translating into MPPVITNIEDLRVLARRRVPRMFYDYADSGSWTESTYRANEDDFNRILLRQRVAVNIEGRSTRTTMIGQPVAMPVAIAPTGLTGMQHADGEILAARAAKKFGIPFTLSTMSICSIEDVARGTDNHPFWFQLYVMRDRDFIERLIDRAKAANCSALVLTLDLQIIGQRHKDLKNGLSAPPKLTLPNLINMATKPRWCMGMLGTQRRQFGNIVGHVKGVENMGSLSEWTAKQFDPRLSWADVEWIRKRWGGKLILKGIQDIEDARLGVDSGADALIVSNHGGRQLDGAPSSISALPEIAQAVGNRIEVHMDGGIRSGQHVLKAVALGAKGTYIGRAMLYGLGAMGEAGVTRALEIIHKELDLSMAFCGRTDINTVDKSILLPGSYPTGTPAGH
- a CDS encoding sugar phosphate isomerase/epimerase family protein produces the protein MNHLRSIHEVLRAFGMDTISLAGPLEAKLEAMAEAGFSQVMLKANDLVGHPGGWKAAVNAVRSSGLRGTGFQVLRDFEGLSGHLHQYKVDIAKAMLEMCAALGCKVLLACSSTSAHASQDLDEIARDLRKLAMLALPHGIRIAYEGLSWGRTVNEFTTAWDVVCRADCPNLGVGLDSFHILAAKTDLQALKELDPAKIFLVQLSDFMWQETRTFEERMATARTYRVFPGEGVHNAQIVEMVLQLDALGYRGDYSFEVFNDDYVQMPLPFVAGRARKSALWLAEDVLRRSLPLPNQLRLRA
- a CDS encoding 4-hydroxyphenylpyruvate dioxygenase, which translates into the protein MSDLLVHPEHAREPMLDAFSDEANPIGLDGIEFIEYATSRPQALGQVLECMGFRPVARHRSREVLLYRQGPMNIVVNAHPPSPESDLALAETPTIAAVSVRVRDARAAYRLVLDRGGWEVPTHPEAMELNIPAIHGVGGTRIYFVDRYKEFSIYDVDFLPVPAADPRPPSIHGMHFFGIVQYIGAGRTYDWIEFYTTLFGAELIPDEQRFGIMPAGKLLRLPALDPANRFMLQLVEPPEDSFDTSERLQRIGVGVTDVLEAVRSLRERGVEFVESSAAHTERRGAISKTYLGSVAFELVHTQP
- a CDS encoding shikimate dehydrogenase family protein; this translates as MTARLPAPMLIDGRTEVIAHLGWPTHAFKAPMIYNPYFESAGINAVVVPMGCKPENFAALLKSLFTAENVRGALVTMPHKVSVVGLMDKVSPAVKVAGSCNAVRRDGDGRLVGDMFDGEGFVRGLSRKGFRVQGARALVIGCGGVGSAIAASLAQAGVGELALHDTQERSAESLAQRLKMTYPATSVVPGSTDPAGFSLVVNATPLGMNPGDPLPLDVNRLDPDAFVGEVVMKSELTPLLAAARQRGCAVQVGADMLFEMIPAYLEFFGLPGTTAEHLRSVARLQY
- the aroQ gene encoding type II 3-dehydroquinate dehydratase, which gives rise to MKKILVLNGPNLNLLGTREPSQYGTRTLADVEALCRDTAQRLGYAVDFFQSNWEGALIDKIHEYGRLHQEGEVVGCVFNPGALTHTSVALHDAIKGVAGLPVIECHISNIHAREPFRHQSWVSPVAAGIVMGFGVDGYAVAIEALARRAGHPDKAFPG
- a CDS encoding TRAP transporter substrate-binding protein produces the protein MRRQLLKTVLAVAALAATGAAVAQTKTIKFANQNAKGHPIVMGMEKFAELVESKSGGKLKVNVFPGGALGSDQANVSALQGGTLEMASMNSGIFASVVKEFAIYDFPFLFGNAKEADAVVDGPFGRSLHAKLEEKGLVGLGYYELGFRNITNSRRPIQKVEDIAGLKLRVIPNPINVDWVSALGANPTPLPFPELYAALEQKAVDGQENPVATIQGAKLYEVQKHLALTNHQYNPQSVVVSKKFWDGLSGDEKKVLQDAATESARYQREQSRSQAAGILENLKKNGMQVTELAPAEIAKLREKMKPVIAKHSGSVGENTVSAVMAELDKIRK